In Oenanthe melanoleuca isolate GR-GAL-2019-014 chromosome 19, OMel1.0, whole genome shotgun sequence, a genomic segment contains:
- the MYO1C gene encoding unconventional myosin-Ic isoform X2, translated as MKFRGGGLGANGIRLSMESALTARDRVGVQDFVLLENFTSEAAFIENLRKRFKENLIYTYIGSVLVSVNPYKELEIYTKQNMERYRGVSFYEVSPHLYAIADNSYRSLRTERRDQCILISGESGAGKTEATKKILQYYAVTCPASQQVETVKDRLLQSNPVLEAFGNAKTLRNDNSSRFGKYMDVQFDYRGAPVGGHILNYLLEKSRVVHQNHGERNFHIFYQLLEGGEEDLLRRLGLEKNPQQYHYLVKGHCARVSSINDKNEWKIMRRALSVIGFNDSEVEDLLSIVASVLHLGNVQFAADEQGNAQVTTENQIKYLARLLAVDGSVLRDALIHKKIIAKGEELVSPLNLEQAAYARDALAKAVYGRTFSWLVSKVNKSLAYKAKKFPGWRSTTVLGLLDIYGFEVFQHNSFEQFCINYCNEKLQQLFIELTLKSEQEEYESEGIAWEPVQYFNNKIICDLVEEKFKGIISILDEECLRPGDATDTTFLEKLEETVKNHPHFLTHKLADQKTRKSLGREEFRLSHYAGDVTYSVAGFLDKNNDLLFRNLKETMCNSENPIINQCFDRTELTDKKRPETAATQFKNSLAKLMEILMSKEPSYIRCMKPNDAKQADRFDEVLIRHQVKYLGLMENLRVRRAGFAYRRKYEVFLQRYKSLCPETWPTWDGRPYDGVAVLVKHLGYKPEEYKMGRTKIFIRFPKTLFATEDALEVRKQSLATKMQATWRGFYRRKKFLTMKHSAITIQSWWRGTLGRRKAAKRKWAVETIRRFIKGFIYRNHPRCPENEYFLDYIRFSFLMNLKRNLPKNVLDKSWPTPPPSLCEASQLLRRLCMQNMVWTYCKRISPEWKQQLEQKVIASEIFKGKKDNYPQSVPRLFINTRLGREEINTKILQALENEALKYAVPVVKYDRKGYKARARQLLLTQSSAIVVEESKIKQRIDYSNLTGISVSSLSDNLFVLHVHCEDNKQKGDVVLQSDHVIETLTKTAILANKINNVNINQGSIKFTVGQGKEGIIDFISGSELLIAKAKNGHLTVVAPRLNSR; from the exons atgaAGTTCAGAGGCGGG GGGTTGGGAGCCAACGGCATCCGGCTGAGCATGGAGAGCGCTCTGACCGCCCGCGACCGGGTGGGTGTGCAGgactttgtgctgctggagaacTTCACCAGCGAGGCTGCATTCATTGAGAACCTGAGGAAACGCTTCAAGGAGAACCTCATCTAC ACCTACATAGGCTCAGTGCTGGTGTCAGTGAATCCCTACAAGGAGCTGGAGATCTACACCAAGCAGAACATGGAGCGCTACCGCGGCGTCAGCTTCTACGAGGTGTCTCCCCACCT ctACGCCATCGCAGACAACTCGTACCGGTCTCTGCGCACCGAGAGGAGGGACCAGTGCATCCTCATCTCCGGGGAGAGCGGCGCCGGCAAGACCGAGGCCACCAAGAAGATCCTGCAGTACTACGCTGtcacctgccctgccagccaGCAGGTGGAGACCGTCAAGGACCGCCTGCTGCAGTCCAACCCCGTCCTGGAG gcCTTTGGAAATGCAAAAACTCTTCGGAACGACAACTCCAGTCGGTTTGGGAAGTACATGGATGTGCAGTTTGATTACAGG GGGGCTCCTGTTGGGGGCCACATCTTGAACTACCTCCTGGAGAAATCCCGAGTTGTGCACCAGAACCACGGCGAGAGGAACTTCCACATCTTCTaccagctgctggaaggaggggaggaggatcTGCTGAGGAGGCTGGGCCTTGAGAAGAACCCACAGCAGTATCACTATTTAGTAAAG GGTCACTGTGCAAGGGTCAGTTCCATAAATGACAAAAATGAGTGGAAGATCATGAGGAGAGCCCTGTCTGTCATCGGCTTCAATGACAGTGAGGTGGAG GATTTGCTGAGCATTGTGGCCAgtgtcctgcacctggggaatGTCCAGTTTGCTGCTGATGAACAGGGGAATGCTCAGGTCACTACAGAGAATCAGATTAAATACTTGGCCAGG ctgctggcagtggaTGGCTCTGTTCTTCGGGATGCACTGATCCACAAGAAGATCATAGCAAAAGGGGAGGAG ctggtgagTCCCCTGAACCTGGAGCAGGCAGCCTACGCCAGGGACGCCCTGGCCAAGGCCGTCTACGGCCGCACCTTCTCCTGGCTGGTCAGCAAGGTCAACAAATCCCTGGCTTACAAGGCAA AGAAGTTTCCAGGCTGGAGAAGTACAACAGTTCTAGGACTGCTGGACATCTATGGGTTTGAGGTTTTCCAGCACAACAG ctttGAGCAGTTTTGTATTAATTATTGCAATGAGAAGTTGCAGCAGCTCTTCATAGAGCTCACCCTGAAGTCAGAGCAGGAGGAGTACGAGTCCGAGGGCATCGCG TGGGAACCAGTTCAGTATTtcaataacaaaataatttgtgattTGGTGGAAGAGAAATTCAAAGGCATCATTTCTATTTTG GATGAGGAGTGTCTGAGACCTGGGGATGCCACAGACACGACATTCTTGGAGAAACTGGAGGAGACTGTGAAAAACCACCCTCATTTTCTCAC gcacAAACTCGCCGACCAAAAGACGCGCAAGTCGCTGGGGCGGGAGGAGTTCCGGCTCTCGCACTACGCCGGGGACGTCACCTACAGCGTAGCAG gtTTTCTAGATAAAAACAACGACCTTCTCTTCCGGAACCTGAAGGAG ACCATGTGCAACTCAGAGAACCCCATCATAAACCAGTGCTTTGATAGGACAGAGCTGACAGACAAAAAGAGACCTGAAACG gcAGCAACTCAGTTCAAAAACAGCCTCGCCAAGCTCATGGAAATCCTGATGTCCAAAGAGCCCTCCTACATTCGCTGCATGAAACCCAACGATGCCAAACAGGCTG atcGATTTGATGAGGTGCTGATCCGACACCAGGTGAAGTACCTGGGGCTGATGGAGAACCTGCGGGTGCGCAGAGCCGGCTTCGCCTACCGCAGAAAATACGAGGTGTTCCTGCAGAG GTACAAATCCCTGTGTCCAGAGACGTGGCCCACGTGGGATGGGCGGCCCTATGatggggtggctgtgctggtgaagCATCTTGGCTACAAACCAGAAGAATACAAAATGGGACG aACAAAGATTTTTATCCGCTTTCCTAAGACCTTGTTTGCGACAGAAGATGCTCTGGAAGTGAGGAAGCAGAGTCTGG CCACAAAAATGCAGGCAACGTGGAGAGGATTCTACCGCCGGAAGAAATTCCTGACCATGAAACACTCAG CCATCACCATCCAGTCCTGGTGGAGGGGAACCCTGGGACGCCGAAAAGCTGCCAAGAGGAAATGGGCAGTGGAGACAATCAGGAG GTTCATTAAAGGCTTCATTTACCGGAACCACCCGCGGTGCCCAGAGAACGAGTATTTCCTGGATTACATCAGATTCTCCTTCCTCATGAACCTCAAGAGGAACTTACCAAAAAATGTCTTGGACAAATCCTGGCCAACTCCTCCCCCATCACTGTGTGAG gcGTCGCAGCTCCTGCGCAGGCTCTGCATGCAGAACATGGTCTGGACCTACTGCAAGAGGATCAGCCCCGAGTGGAAGCAGCAG TTGGAACAAAAAGTAATTGCCAGTGAGATTTTCAAGGGTAAAAAAGACAATTATCCTCAGAGTGTTCCCAGGCTCTTCATCAACACTCGACTGG gtagagaagaaataaatactAAAATCCTTCAGGCATTAGAAAATGAAGCACTTAAG TACGCAGTGCCCGTGGTCAAGTACGACAGGAAGGGCTACAAGGCGAGGGCAcggcagctgctgctcacccagAGCTCGGCCATCGTGGTGGAGGAGTCCAAGATCAAGCAGCGCATCGACTACTCCAACCTGACAG GCATCTCTGTCAGCAGCCTGAGCGATAACTTGTTTGTGCTGCACGTGCACTGTGAGGACAACAAGCAGAAG GGAGATGTTGTTCTGCAGAGTGACCACGTGATTGAGACACTGACAAAAACAGCCATTCTGGCCAACAAAATCAACAATGTCAACATCAACCAGGGCAG CATAAAGTTCACAGTAGGACAAGGCAAAGAAGGGATCATCGACTTCATCTCGGGATCAGAACTGCTCATAGCCAAAGCCAAGAACGGGCATCTAACAGTG gttGCTCCTCGGTTGAATTCCCGATGA
- the MYO1C gene encoding unconventional myosin-Ic isoform X1, whose product MESALTARDRVGVQDFVLLENFTSEAAFIENLRKRFKENLIYTYIGSVLVSVNPYKELEIYTKQNMERYRGVSFYEVSPHLYAIADNSYRSLRTERRDQCILISGESGAGKTEATKKILQYYAVTCPASQQVETVKDRLLQSNPVLEAFGNAKTLRNDNSSRFGKYMDVQFDYRGAPVGGHILNYLLEKSRVVHQNHGERNFHIFYQLLEGGEEDLLRRLGLEKNPQQYHYLVKGHCARVSSINDKNEWKIMRRALSVIGFNDSEVEDLLSIVASVLHLGNVQFAADEQGNAQVTTENQIKYLARLLAVDGSVLRDALIHKKIIAKGEELVSPLNLEQAAYARDALAKAVYGRTFSWLVSKVNKSLAYKAKKFPGWRSTTVLGLLDIYGFEVFQHNSFEQFCINYCNEKLQQLFIELTLKSEQEEYESEGIAWEPVQYFNNKIICDLVEEKFKGIISILDEECLRPGDATDTTFLEKLEETVKNHPHFLTHKLADQKTRKSLGREEFRLSHYAGDVTYSVAGFLDKNNDLLFRNLKETMCNSENPIINQCFDRTELTDKKRPETAATQFKNSLAKLMEILMSKEPSYIRCMKPNDAKQADRFDEVLIRHQVKYLGLMENLRVRRAGFAYRRKYEVFLQRYKSLCPETWPTWDGRPYDGVAVLVKHLGYKPEEYKMGRTKIFIRFPKTLFATEDALEVRKQSLATKMQATWRGFYRRKKFLTMKHSAITIQSWWRGTLGRRKAAKRKWAVETIRRFIKGFIYRNHPRCPENEYFLDYIRFSFLMNLKRNLPKNVLDKSWPTPPPSLCEASQLLRRLCMQNMVWTYCKRISPEWKQQLEQKVIASEIFKGKKDNYPQSVPRLFINTRLGREEINTKILQALENEALKYAVPVVKYDRKGYKARARQLLLTQSSAIVVEESKIKQRIDYSNLTGISVSSLSDNLFVLHVHCEDNKQKGDVVLQSDHVIETLTKTAILANKINNVNINQGSIKFTVGQGKEGIIDFISGSELLIAKAKNGHLTVVAPRLNSR is encoded by the exons ATGGAGAGCGCTCTGACCGCCCGCGACCGGGTGGGTGTGCAGgactttgtgctgctggagaacTTCACCAGCGAGGCTGCATTCATTGAGAACCTGAGGAAACGCTTCAAGGAGAACCTCATCTAC ACCTACATAGGCTCAGTGCTGGTGTCAGTGAATCCCTACAAGGAGCTGGAGATCTACACCAAGCAGAACATGGAGCGCTACCGCGGCGTCAGCTTCTACGAGGTGTCTCCCCACCT ctACGCCATCGCAGACAACTCGTACCGGTCTCTGCGCACCGAGAGGAGGGACCAGTGCATCCTCATCTCCGGGGAGAGCGGCGCCGGCAAGACCGAGGCCACCAAGAAGATCCTGCAGTACTACGCTGtcacctgccctgccagccaGCAGGTGGAGACCGTCAAGGACCGCCTGCTGCAGTCCAACCCCGTCCTGGAG gcCTTTGGAAATGCAAAAACTCTTCGGAACGACAACTCCAGTCGGTTTGGGAAGTACATGGATGTGCAGTTTGATTACAGG GGGGCTCCTGTTGGGGGCCACATCTTGAACTACCTCCTGGAGAAATCCCGAGTTGTGCACCAGAACCACGGCGAGAGGAACTTCCACATCTTCTaccagctgctggaaggaggggaggaggatcTGCTGAGGAGGCTGGGCCTTGAGAAGAACCCACAGCAGTATCACTATTTAGTAAAG GGTCACTGTGCAAGGGTCAGTTCCATAAATGACAAAAATGAGTGGAAGATCATGAGGAGAGCCCTGTCTGTCATCGGCTTCAATGACAGTGAGGTGGAG GATTTGCTGAGCATTGTGGCCAgtgtcctgcacctggggaatGTCCAGTTTGCTGCTGATGAACAGGGGAATGCTCAGGTCACTACAGAGAATCAGATTAAATACTTGGCCAGG ctgctggcagtggaTGGCTCTGTTCTTCGGGATGCACTGATCCACAAGAAGATCATAGCAAAAGGGGAGGAG ctggtgagTCCCCTGAACCTGGAGCAGGCAGCCTACGCCAGGGACGCCCTGGCCAAGGCCGTCTACGGCCGCACCTTCTCCTGGCTGGTCAGCAAGGTCAACAAATCCCTGGCTTACAAGGCAA AGAAGTTTCCAGGCTGGAGAAGTACAACAGTTCTAGGACTGCTGGACATCTATGGGTTTGAGGTTTTCCAGCACAACAG ctttGAGCAGTTTTGTATTAATTATTGCAATGAGAAGTTGCAGCAGCTCTTCATAGAGCTCACCCTGAAGTCAGAGCAGGAGGAGTACGAGTCCGAGGGCATCGCG TGGGAACCAGTTCAGTATTtcaataacaaaataatttgtgattTGGTGGAAGAGAAATTCAAAGGCATCATTTCTATTTTG GATGAGGAGTGTCTGAGACCTGGGGATGCCACAGACACGACATTCTTGGAGAAACTGGAGGAGACTGTGAAAAACCACCCTCATTTTCTCAC gcacAAACTCGCCGACCAAAAGACGCGCAAGTCGCTGGGGCGGGAGGAGTTCCGGCTCTCGCACTACGCCGGGGACGTCACCTACAGCGTAGCAG gtTTTCTAGATAAAAACAACGACCTTCTCTTCCGGAACCTGAAGGAG ACCATGTGCAACTCAGAGAACCCCATCATAAACCAGTGCTTTGATAGGACAGAGCTGACAGACAAAAAGAGACCTGAAACG gcAGCAACTCAGTTCAAAAACAGCCTCGCCAAGCTCATGGAAATCCTGATGTCCAAAGAGCCCTCCTACATTCGCTGCATGAAACCCAACGATGCCAAACAGGCTG atcGATTTGATGAGGTGCTGATCCGACACCAGGTGAAGTACCTGGGGCTGATGGAGAACCTGCGGGTGCGCAGAGCCGGCTTCGCCTACCGCAGAAAATACGAGGTGTTCCTGCAGAG GTACAAATCCCTGTGTCCAGAGACGTGGCCCACGTGGGATGGGCGGCCCTATGatggggtggctgtgctggtgaagCATCTTGGCTACAAACCAGAAGAATACAAAATGGGACG aACAAAGATTTTTATCCGCTTTCCTAAGACCTTGTTTGCGACAGAAGATGCTCTGGAAGTGAGGAAGCAGAGTCTGG CCACAAAAATGCAGGCAACGTGGAGAGGATTCTACCGCCGGAAGAAATTCCTGACCATGAAACACTCAG CCATCACCATCCAGTCCTGGTGGAGGGGAACCCTGGGACGCCGAAAAGCTGCCAAGAGGAAATGGGCAGTGGAGACAATCAGGAG GTTCATTAAAGGCTTCATTTACCGGAACCACCCGCGGTGCCCAGAGAACGAGTATTTCCTGGATTACATCAGATTCTCCTTCCTCATGAACCTCAAGAGGAACTTACCAAAAAATGTCTTGGACAAATCCTGGCCAACTCCTCCCCCATCACTGTGTGAG gcGTCGCAGCTCCTGCGCAGGCTCTGCATGCAGAACATGGTCTGGACCTACTGCAAGAGGATCAGCCCCGAGTGGAAGCAGCAG TTGGAACAAAAAGTAATTGCCAGTGAGATTTTCAAGGGTAAAAAAGACAATTATCCTCAGAGTGTTCCCAGGCTCTTCATCAACACTCGACTGG gtagagaagaaataaatactAAAATCCTTCAGGCATTAGAAAATGAAGCACTTAAG TACGCAGTGCCCGTGGTCAAGTACGACAGGAAGGGCTACAAGGCGAGGGCAcggcagctgctgctcacccagAGCTCGGCCATCGTGGTGGAGGAGTCCAAGATCAAGCAGCGCATCGACTACTCCAACCTGACAG GCATCTCTGTCAGCAGCCTGAGCGATAACTTGTTTGTGCTGCACGTGCACTGTGAGGACAACAAGCAGAAG GGAGATGTTGTTCTGCAGAGTGACCACGTGATTGAGACACTGACAAAAACAGCCATTCTGGCCAACAAAATCAACAATGTCAACATCAACCAGGGCAG CATAAAGTTCACAGTAGGACAAGGCAAAGAAGGGATCATCGACTTCATCTCGGGATCAGAACTGCTCATAGCCAAAGCCAAGAACGGGCATCTAACAGTG gttGCTCCTCGGTTGAATTCCCGATGA